The genomic stretch aaaacaaaagtgtgtgtacCTCTGCTGAGTGTTGCTCCATTCTCTCTGTAGTCCTGGATCTCTGCGTCCTTCCTCCCCAGAAGACCTCCGAGCTGCTCCACCTGCCGCTGCAGCAGCTGGCTCATCGTCAGCAGAGGGCGCaccagctgcacacacaccttaaaacacatacatacatacatacacacacacacacacacacacacacacacacacacacacacagagaaattaGCGAGAactaagtaaaaagtacaagaacatcccctaaaagaaaataaaaattaaaaaagaacaagaaaatgttctagaaaaagtggctaaaaattttactgtttcagtaacttaataaatgtatgtattctTTAGAATTATGATATgtagaataattaaaaataacccCTATTTTAGATCCACAATAGCTTCATCTACTGGCTTAGTAAATGTATGTGAAACGTGGAGCGTACCACAGTGACAGGGGCGGGGGTGCACTGAAACTCCCAGTGGAAGGGCAGCCCTGCCAGCTCGCTCTTCAGCTTCATGCTGATGTTTCCGTCCTCCTGCCGCGTCAGGGAGATCTGGGCCTCGCCGTCGGACCGCCGGTCACTTCCTGACAGACAGGGCTGAACCATCGCGCACAGGTGGGAGAAGAAAGCCTCGACCGGGGCGCGCAGACGTCTGTTCAGCTCCTGGatgtcggggggggggggaaatgtactcatcaaaataaaatgaataattgtGAATAAATGAATCATTAAGTCGGTGTTGTGTTTGCCTGCGCTCTCTTCTGGATGGCTGCTGAGTCCATCCTCTCCTCCCACACACAGTGCACGTCTGTCAGCAGGATGTGGTATGCCGTCTCCCCGAACCAGCTCTTGGCGAGGAGGTGGCAGCCGCTGATGCTCACAGGAAGCCAGGGGCGCTGCAGGAGGATCTCAGTGGGGGCTCCTCGGGGCTCCATTCTGGCCCAGAAACAAGGTACCAAACTGCGGAGAAGAAAGCACATCAGTCCAACACATGGGCAACGAGAATATCTGGTTCAAAGAGTCCACGGTGGGAGACACGAGTcaatattatttgtattatagTATTATAAATGTTTCATGATAGCAGTTGCAAAGTATTTTGTTTCTGCTCAGTATTAATAACGAACAACtacttatatttttaacatcGCTATTCATAGttagagttttaaaaaatggggttttcagggtaaataaggtgtcagagtgcataaaaaaaaaaacaccaaaacagagcttgttcaTCCGGGCTGAGTCCCCtgtgtcctcaaatcctagagaCGGCCCTGACCCACAtctacaaaaacacagtgtaaTTACCGTCTTCATTAAACCTGCTTTCTGAATCACTCACCTCCGAGGAATGCGCCCCCAAAGCCTGGCCTGAGATCTGTGAAAGCCGGTTACAGACGCCGTCCCAGCCACATAATCACCACCTTGCAGGAGGGAGACCACGGAGGCAGCTCCTGCGGGTCACCGGCTCCTCTCCTCTGACCTGTAATGGGACTGTTTTCGGGGAATAAAACGAGGTATTTCTCGTCAGCAGCCATTTGAAACACAGTGCACGTTTCAGAGGTTGACTCATGCCAATTAGGAAatcacaaaaataccaaatCAGTAACTTTATGACAACAATATACAGCCATACAAAGCTGGACACGCATGCCTGTGGTTAGAGGGTTATCAGGAGTCTCAGAGGAGGACGGCGTCCTGACACTCACCCGTCACAAATCTCTGAAATCTGAAAGTCCCCTTGCTCTCCAGCACATGTTTTTACAcatactgggtttttttttttaacattgtctACATTGTTGGCAGCTACTGTTTAATTTAGCAACAGcacaaaaagagataaataatgtaaaaatacctACTTTTCAAATGTGGCAGGCAGAAGCAAACATtggaaacaacacaaaaaatagacACAGAACTCACTCAAGCACAGGTGAtggtattcagatcttttacataaatgaaatattaataacatCCTATGAAAATTaaagtcaagtaaaagtaaCCAGGGATGATAaagaaagtattaaaagtaacagTATCAATGGAGAAAagctgtcaaaaacaaacacccaatTAATTCAGATTTATGAAagaccccccccaaaaaagccttcagataaatgtagcaaagtaaaagtacaagtatttCCCCTTGAAATGTAGATATACTCAATAAGAGATTTTGAATCCTGAGATCTgaattaaatatcaaattacGCCATCCAGATTCTGATTTTCAACTGAGTTATTCAAGTTAAAAGTAATTAATCTTctcaatttaatttcaaataatgtgattcaaattaatttgattaaaattcAGTTTCAAATTATGTAattcatattaatttttttctatttcaatttcaaaatatgtcatttaaattCCTTTATCTAAACTTttcttgaaaagaaaatactcaagtaactGCAAGTACTTCCAATTTGTACTCAAGTACAGAACTTGAGTGAAtatattccaccactgcttATGAGCAAATATAGATATATTATCGCTTCTGATTTTAAACATTGACAACTAAAGCATCTAAAGAAGCTAGTCTTCAATTCTGCTACCATTTCAATAACACAATAAGCAgaatttattgcaaaaattCCCACTTTTTGTAGAATAcaattttaattgtgaatttaaGACAAATGAAACAGGCAAGTCACACCAAACCCAATATACAAACTTCTGAGTTTTAAAATAGTCCATGCTTATCagcaaaattagattttataatttcaatttttaactTTGACTGCATTTGTAGGAGCTACTCTTTAATTGGGCGACCATCCCAACGACACTGTGAGGAATTAATGGCAAAAACGCCCACTCTCGGCAAATCACACCAAACTTACTTAACAGAGATCTGAATTTTAAGATCCCTCGTTTTTAAGGAAACATAGATACGTTACAGCGAAGGATTTGAACTGTGGAAGCATTCATATGAGCTA from Plectropomus leopardus isolate mb unplaced genomic scaffold, YSFRI_Pleo_2.0 unplaced_scaffold28038, whole genome shotgun sequence encodes the following:
- the LOC121937965 gene encoding non-homologous end-joining factor 1-like: MEPRGAPTEILLQRPWLPVSISGCHLLAKSWFGETAYHILLTDVHCVWEERMDSAAIQKRAQELNRRLRAPVEAFFSHLCAMVQPCLSGSDRRSDGEAQISLTRQEDGNISMKLKSELAGLPFHWEFQCTPAPVTVVCVQLVRPLLTMSQLLQRQVEQLGGLLGRKDAEIQDYRENGATLSR